A single Cyclopterus lumpus isolate fCycLum1 chromosome 3, fCycLum1.pri, whole genome shotgun sequence DNA region contains:
- the pde8a gene encoding high affinity cAMP-specific and IBMX-insensitive 3',5'-cyclic phosphodiesterase 8A — MGCASSIHISDRVVYHSGKESEDSHSPQQTNTTQHQGNPASGLPLKPPSCKTTLTEVQFGPMKLFKEPLQVLLVFAKEDSQSNGFCWACEKANFRCSMARTPESALECFLEKHHDLVIIDHRHSRHFDAEALCRSIREVNSSENTVIVAVVKRPDREEASVMPLINAGFNRRYVENANTMACYNELVQLEHGEVRAQFKLRAGNAIFTALEQSQEAIEITSEDQVIQYVNPAYESIMGYQQGELIGKEIIEVPKSEKNKPDLLETINSCIRKGKEWQGIYYAKKKNGDSIQQNVKITPVIGQGGKIRHYVSINWPLNDNNKSDKSTECVQAESQTDIQSSKHKDRRKGSLDVRSTTSRGSDGSSQRRHSSMARIHSMTIEAPITKVINIINAAQESSPMPVAEALDRVLEILRTTELYSPQFGTKDEDPHTNDLVGGLMTDGLRRLSGNEYILSTKQPHHMPSHLTTPLSLNDIPPRIAETMENEDSWDFDIVNLEAATMKRPLTYLGMKIFSRFGVCEFLNCPEATLRSWLQVIEANYHSSNSYHNSSHAADVLHATAYFLCKERVKQSLDPIDEVAALIAATVHDVDHPGRTNSFLCNAGSELAILYNDTAVLESHHAALAFQITTRDDKCNIFKNIERNEYRTLRQAIIDMVLATEMTKHFEHVNKFVNSINKPLAALEENGGNNDDESVKNILTSPENRILVKRMLIKCADISNPCKPQELCIEWAGRISEEYFAQTDEEKRQGLPVVMPVFDRNTCSIPKSQISFIDYFITDMFDAWDAFADLPNLMQHLDNNFKYWKGLDERKLHSLRPPPE, encoded by the exons ACCACATTAACAGAGGTGCAATTTGGACCAATGAAGTTATTTAAAGAGCCGCTTCAG GTACTTTTAGTTTTTGCCAAAGAGGACAGTCAGAGTAATGGCTTCTGCTGGGCATGTGAGAAGGCCAACTTCAGGTGCAGCATGGCACGAACACCCGAGTCGGCTCTTGAATGCTTCTTGGAGAAGCATCATGACCTCGTCATCATTGACCACAGACATTCCAGACACTTTGATGCGGAAGCTCTATGCCG GTCAATTAGAGAGGTCAACTCTTCAGAAAACACTGTGATAGTCGCCGTTGTAAAAAG GCCGGACAGAGAGGAAGCCTCTGTGATGCCCCTGATCAATGCCGGCTTTAATAGG AGATATGTGGAGAATGCCAATACGATGGCCTGCTATAATGAGCTGGTACAGTTGGAGCATGGAGAGGTGCGGGCGCAGTTCAAACTCAG GGCTGGAAATGCTATTTTCACTGCTCTAGAACAAAGCCAAGAGGCCATAGAGATCACTTCTGAAGATCAAGTAATTCAG TATGTGAACCCTGCCTATGAGTCCATTATGGGCTACCAACAAGGCGAGCTAATAGGAAAGGAAATAATAGAAGTGCCTAAAAGTGAGAAGAATAAGCCTGATCTCCTTGAAACAATAAATTCCTGCATACGGAAAGGAAAG GAGTGGCAGGGGATTTATTATGCCAAAAAGAAGAATGGAGACAGCATTCAGCAAAATGTGAAGATCACACCTGTAATTGGGCAGGGAGG AAAAATCAGACACTATGTGTCTATCAACTGGCctttaaatgataataataag AGTGATAAATCCACTGAATGTGTGCAGGCAGAGTCTCAAACAG ACATCCAATCCAGTAAGCACAAAGACCGGAGGAAAGGCTCTCTGGATGTAAGATCCACAACTTCTCGGGGGAGCGATG GGAGCTCACAGCGAAGGCACTCCTCAATGGCCCGAATCCACTCCATGACTATAGAAGCTCCCATCACCAAG GTAATAAACATCATCAATGCAGCGCAGGAAAGCAGTCCTATGCCCGTGGCAGAGGCCTTGGATCGGGTACTGGAGATCCTGAGGACAACTGAGCTCTACTCCCCACAGTTCGGCACCAAGGATGAAGACCCCCATACGAATGACCTCGTGGGGGGGCTGATGACG GATGGTTTACGCAGATTGTCAGGAAATGAATACATCTTGTCCACAAAAC AGCCCCACCATATGCCCAGTCACCTGACAACTCCTCTGTCTTTAAATGACATCCCTCCTCGTATCGCCGAGACCATGGAGAATGAGGACTCGTGGGATTTTGACATTGTCAACTTGGAGGCTGCAACCATGAAACG GCCTTTGACTTACTTGGGTATGAAGATCTTCTCCCGGTTTGGGGTCTGCGAGTTCCTAAACTGCCCTGAGGCCACTTTGCGCTCCTGGCTACAAGTGATTGAAGCTAACTACCACTCCAGTAACTCCTACCACAACTCTTCTCATGCAGCTGATGTCCTGCATGCAACGGCATACTTTCTCTGCAAGGAGAGGGTCAAG CAAAGTTTGGATCCCATCGACGAGGTGGCTGCCCTGATTGCTGCCACTGTGCACGACGTGGACCACCCGGGACGCACCAACAGCTTCCTGTGCAATGCAGGAAGCGAGCTGGCCATCCTCTACAATGACACTGCTGTGCTAGAGAGCCACCATGCGGCTCTTGCCTTCCAGATCACTACCAGAGATGATAAGTGTAACATATTCAAGAACATTGAAAG GAATGAATATCGAACACTTCGACAGGCCATCATTGATATGGTGCTCGCGACCGAGATGACCAAACACTTCGAACACGTCAACAAATTTGTCAACAGCATCAACAAGCCACTGGCTGCTCTGGAGGAGAACGGG ggaAACAATGATGATGAATCTGTCAAAAACATTCTGACATCCCCTGAGAATCGCATCCTCGTCAAGCGGATGCTGATTAAGTGTGCAGACATCTCCAATCCATGCAAGCCTCAGGAGCTCTGTATAGAATGGGCCGGACGCATCTCAGAGGAGTATTTTGCACAG ACGGACGAGGAGAAGAGACAAGGTCTACCGGTGGTTATGCCTGTGTTTGACAGAAACACGTGTAGCATCCCAAAGTCCCAGATTTCCTTCATAGACTACTTCATTACCGACATGTTTGATGCATGGGATG CTTTCGCAGATCTCCCCAATCTTATGCAGCACTTGGACAACAACTTCAAGTACTGGAAAGGCCTGGATGAGAGGAAGCTGCACAGCCTGCGACCGCCTCCAGAGTAG